A window of Dissulfurirhabdus thermomarina contains these coding sequences:
- a CDS encoding chemotaxis protein CheW — MTGAHQHLPAAADPASGEVRAREAEQFVTFHFGRHLFGLPIDEVIEINRALEITPVPLGPPYVAGVVNLRGQILTAIHLARRVGLADAEEERGTYNNVIIGDRDEPVSLLVEEIGDVMSIPALLIEPPPPLISGMNVRFVKQVCKLQDRLLIILDGEALQQGEAERGAERE; from the coding sequence ATGACGGGCGCACACCAGCATCTTCCGGCAGCGGCGGACCCGGCCTCCGGAGAGGTCCGGGCCCGGGAGGCGGAGCAGTTCGTGACCTTCCACTTCGGGCGGCATCTCTTCGGCCTCCCCATCGACGAGGTGATCGAGATCAACCGGGCCCTGGAGATCACGCCCGTTCCACTCGGCCCGCCCTACGTGGCCGGGGTGGTGAACCTCCGGGGCCAGATCCTCACCGCCATCCACCTGGCCCGGCGGGTCGGCCTGGCCGACGCGGAGGAGGAACGGGGCACCTACAACAACGTGATCATCGGGGACCGGGACGAGCCGGTGAGCCTCCTGGTGGAAGAGATCGGCGACGTCATGTCCATCCCGGCCCTCCTCATCGAGCCGCCGCCCCCGCTCATCTCGGGCATGAACGTCCGGTTCGTGAAGCAGGTCTGCAAGCTCCAGGATCGGCTGCTCATCATCCTGGACGGCGAGGCCCTCCAGCAGGGAGAGGCGGAACGGGGAGCGGAACGGGAATAG
- a CDS encoding DnaJ C-terminal domain-containing protein: protein MDPWELLGVPRSATLDEIKRAYRERARRCHPDAAGGGPARAEEFRRLRAAYEALVRRAWRGGAVEPAAPPAGDGTFLFLEVSAREALAGTRRDVEVADREVFCPVCDGAGRRPGRGERACPACGGTGSDLLPWGEGHLRVLCTTCGGTGFVGRPVCDRCGGRGRVLRRRRVAVRLPPGVRDGTVLHLPGQGPAHGEGAERSPLYVEVRVRFPPGWRLEGNDVHAPVAVDVWTALLGGQVAVPTLEGHVLVQVPAGSGDGCRLQAPGKGWRDAAGRRGDHVARVRLRLPRRPGPLAEALVRWLRAVWPVAGMEGRRALPPAGDERD, encoded by the coding sequence ATGGATCCATGGGAGCTGCTCGGGGTGCCGCGGTCCGCGACCCTGGACGAGATCAAGCGGGCCTACCGGGAGCGGGCGCGGCGGTGCCACCCGGACGCGGCCGGCGGCGGCCCGGCCCGCGCGGAGGAGTTCCGGCGGCTCCGGGCGGCCTACGAGGCCCTGGTCCGCCGTGCCTGGCGCGGCGGGGCGGTCGAGCCGGCGGCTCCGCCTGCCGGGGACGGCACCTTCCTGTTCCTCGAGGTGTCGGCCCGGGAGGCCCTGGCCGGCACCCGGCGGGACGTGGAGGTCGCAGACCGGGAGGTCTTCTGCCCCGTCTGCGACGGTGCGGGCCGGCGGCCCGGGCGGGGCGAGCGTGCCTGCCCGGCGTGCGGCGGCACGGGGTCCGACCTCCTCCCCTGGGGGGAGGGGCACCTCCGGGTCCTGTGCACGACCTGCGGCGGGACGGGCTTCGTCGGCCGCCCGGTGTGCGACCGGTGCGGGGGGCGGGGCCGGGTGCTCCGCCGGCGCCGGGTCGCGGTGCGGCTCCCGCCCGGGGTCCGGGACGGGACGGTGCTGCACCTTCCGGGGCAGGGGCCGGCCCACGGCGAGGGGGCGGAACGCTCCCCCCTCTACGTGGAGGTCCGGGTCCGCTTCCCCCCGGGCTGGCGGCTCGAGGGGAACGACGTCCACGCGCCGGTGGCGGTGGACGTCTGGACGGCGCTCCTCGGCGGCCAGGTGGCCGTCCCCACCCTGGAGGGGCACGTGCTGGTGCAGGTGCCCGCCGGATCGGGCGACGGGTGTCGCCTCCAGGCGCCGGGAAAGGGCTGGCGCGACGCCGCCGGGCGGCGCGGGGACCACGTGGCCCGGGTGCGGCTCCGGCTGCCCCGGCGGCCCGGCCCGCTGGCCGAGGCCCTGGTCCGGTGGCTCCGGGCGGTGTGGCCTGTGGCGGGTATGGAGGGACGGCGCGCGCTCCCTCCCGCCGGGGACGAAAGGGACTGA
- a CDS encoding EAL and HDOD domain-containing protein, with protein MDLFIGRQPIFDRSQRVVAYELLYRSGRTNAFPGLDGNEATSRLLFNVFNSPSLDAITGGRRVFVNFTRDLLLSGAPVPIAPELLTVEILEDMEVDRALIAACRDLLRRGYRLALDDFVLTDATAELVPLASVIKVDWRATPPERVRELVARLSGRNLALLAEKIETRQEFDQARAMGFHYFQGFFFRRPVILQRTEVPASHWSYLQILQALQHPRLDFAEVEKIVAADATLTLKLLRYINSAAFALQSKISSIRQAIVLLGERNVRQWLSLFVMARMGDDKPRENVTLACIRARCGELLARRRRQADKAPSVFLLGVLSVLDTLMGRPLAELLEGLPLDPDIVEALLRARGPLADYLRLIIAYERGLWPSVERLAEGMGLDPAEVTETYLEAIKWAEEFMQVA; from the coding sequence ATGGACCTCTTCATCGGCCGCCAGCCCATCTTCGACCGCTCCCAGCGGGTGGTGGCCTACGAGCTCCTCTACCGTTCCGGCCGGACCAACGCCTTTCCCGGCCTCGACGGCAACGAGGCCACCTCCCGCCTCCTCTTCAACGTCTTCAACTCGCCCTCCCTGGACGCCATAACGGGCGGCCGCCGGGTCTTCGTGAACTTCACCCGGGATCTTCTGCTCTCCGGGGCCCCGGTCCCCATCGCGCCGGAGCTGCTCACCGTGGAGATCCTCGAGGACATGGAGGTGGACCGGGCCCTGATCGCCGCCTGCCGGGATCTCCTGAGACGGGGCTACCGCCTCGCCCTGGACGACTTCGTCCTCACCGACGCCACCGCCGAGCTGGTGCCCCTGGCCTCGGTGATCAAGGTGGACTGGCGGGCCACGCCCCCCGAGAGGGTCCGGGAGCTGGTGGCCCGGCTCTCGGGGCGGAACCTGGCGCTCCTGGCCGAGAAGATCGAGACCCGCCAGGAGTTCGACCAGGCCCGGGCCATGGGGTTCCACTACTTTCAGGGCTTCTTCTTCCGACGCCCGGTCATCCTCCAGCGGACGGAGGTCCCGGCCAGCCACTGGTCCTACCTCCAGATCCTCCAGGCCCTCCAGCACCCCCGCCTCGACTTCGCGGAGGTGGAGAAGATCGTGGCCGCCGACGCCACGCTCACCCTGAAGCTCCTCCGCTACATCAACTCCGCCGCCTTCGCCCTCCAGTCGAAGATCTCCTCCATTCGGCAGGCCATCGTGCTCCTGGGGGAGCGCAACGTCCGCCAGTGGCTCTCCCTCTTCGTCATGGCCCGCATGGGCGACGACAAGCCACGGGAGAACGTGACCCTCGCCTGCATCCGGGCCCGGTGCGGGGAGCTCCTCGCCCGGCGGCGGCGCCAGGCCGACAAGGCCCCCAGCGTCTTCCTGCTCGGCGTCCTCTCGGTGCTCGACACCCTCATGGGCCGGCCCCTTGCGGAACTCCTCGAGGGGCTCCCCCTCGACCCCGACATCGTGGAGGCCCTGCTCCGGGCTCGGGGCCCGCTGGCCGACTACCTCCGCCTCATCATCGCCTACGAGCGGGGGCTCTGGCCCTCGGTGGAGCGGTTGGCCGAGGGGATGGGGCTCGACCCGGCGGAGGTGACGGAGACCTACCTCGAGGCCATCAAGTGGGCCGAGGAGTTCATGCAGGTGGCCTGA
- a CDS encoding radical SAM protein has product MPKPARRHRQRRPPRRPAHPDGIPHLVCADTRGRIFDYPGLRMAGRSGRLFHPVPPEDLIPLPEGSELFVLPERRPVGWDPDRDEMVALDEDPFRPGAPVQAVAAFMAPAHTQTALAAFQRTRPDLAPLPLFAYTAVGWWKGRFWAAGFRSDPDPRQDPARFDPERIRRRAAAAMKAAPGNRLVQHLGKCALTYACPAARNYFLGRWEAPLPASPACNARCLGCLSLQGPGGPQRPQERIRFTPTADEIAGVAVPHLERAPRPVVSFGQGCEGEPLLQAALLEEAIRAIRARTRRGTVNLNSNASRPGAVERLAAAGLDSLRISLNSARPDRYAAYYRPVGYVFDDVVETWRRAKRAGLFVSLNYFVFPGLSDQEAEAAALEDLVGELGLDLIQLRNHNIDPDWFLEQVPDRADEPRIGVRALVRRLAARFPALRIGYFNPCLDALPAPGLRPPA; this is encoded by the coding sequence ATGCCGAAACCCGCCCGACGCCATCGCCAAAGGCGCCCACCCCGGCGCCCGGCTCATCCCGACGGCATCCCGCACCTCGTCTGCGCCGACACCCGGGGGCGGATCTTCGACTACCCCGGGCTTCGCATGGCGGGCCGGAGCGGCCGCCTCTTCCATCCCGTGCCCCCGGAGGACCTGATCCCGCTCCCGGAGGGGAGCGAGCTCTTCGTGCTGCCGGAGCGCCGCCCCGTGGGCTGGGACCCGGACCGGGACGAGATGGTGGCCCTGGACGAAGACCCCTTCCGCCCCGGCGCCCCGGTCCAGGCCGTGGCGGCCTTCATGGCCCCGGCCCACACCCAGACCGCCCTGGCCGCCTTCCAGCGGACCCGGCCGGATCTCGCCCCCCTCCCCCTCTTCGCCTACACGGCGGTGGGGTGGTGGAAGGGCCGGTTCTGGGCGGCCGGATTCCGGAGCGACCCCGACCCCCGCCAGGACCCCGCCCGGTTCGACCCGGAACGGATCCGGCGCCGGGCCGCCGCCGCCATGAAGGCGGCGCCCGGAAACCGCCTGGTGCAACACCTGGGGAAATGCGCCCTCACCTACGCCTGCCCCGCCGCCCGGAACTACTTTCTCGGCCGGTGGGAGGCCCCGCTGCCCGCCTCACCCGCCTGCAACGCGCGGTGCCTGGGCTGCCTCTCCCTCCAGGGACCCGGGGGCCCGCAGCGGCCCCAGGAACGCATCCGCTTCACCCCGACGGCGGACGAGATCGCCGGGGTGGCCGTCCCCCACCTCGAGCGGGCACCGCGCCCCGTGGTGAGCTTCGGCCAGGGCTGCGAGGGGGAGCCGCTCCTCCAGGCCGCGCTCCTCGAGGAGGCCATCCGGGCCATCCGGGCCCGGACCCGCCGCGGCACCGTGAACCTCAACTCCAACGCGAGCCGTCCCGGCGCCGTGGAGCGGCTCGCCGCCGCCGGGCTCGACAGCCTCCGCATCAGCCTGAACAGCGCCCGGCCCGACCGCTACGCCGCCTACTACCGGCCGGTGGGCTATGTCTTCGACGACGTGGTGGAGACCTGGCGGCGGGCGAAGCGGGCCGGGCTCTTCGTGAGCCTGAACTACTTCGTCTTTCCCGGGCTGAGCGACCAGGAGGCGGAGGCGGCGGCCCTGGAAGACCTGGTCGGGGAACTGGGGTTGGATCTCATCCAACTCCGGAACCACAACATCGACCCCGACTGGTTCCTGGAACAGGTCCCCGACCGGGCGGACGAGCCGCGGATCGGGGTCCGGGCCCTCGTCCGGCGGCTTGCCGCCCGCTTCCCGGCCCTTCGGATCGGCTACTTCAACCCCTGCCTCGACGCCCTCCCGGCGCCCGGCCTCAGGCCACCTGCATGA
- a CDS encoding M24 family metallopeptidase, which translates to MMEDLTSERAARQRRLSRFRSVIRARGLDGFLVTSPENRRYLSGFRAGDPALDESAGWLLVLPGEQLLFTDGRYEVQARSEAPGWHVVVARRGLARALGRYLGRGGVRRLAFEPDFLTVAGHEAVRRALPGAELVALADVLPRFRAVKDPVEAAAVRRALEAAEAVFEEVAAGIRPGVTEREVAWRILEGLHRRAEGPSFPPIVASGPNGALPHAEPGDRPLREGEPVVIDMGARLGGYCSDMTRTVFLGRPDPEFARIYGVVRRAQLAAQGVIRAGLPAREADAAARRVIREAGYGERFVHALGHGVGLAVHEAPGLSPRNRRRLQAGMVVTVEPGIYLPGRGGVRLENMVLVTAGGAEVLGRQPGYLDLGGHGG; encoded by the coding sequence ATGATGGAAGATCTCACATCGGAGCGGGCGGCCCGGCAGCGGCGCCTTTCCCGGTTCAGGTCCGTGATCCGGGCCCGGGGGCTCGACGGCTTTCTCGTCACCTCGCCCGAGAACCGGCGCTATCTCAGCGGGTTCCGGGCCGGGGACCCCGCCCTGGACGAATCCGCCGGCTGGCTCCTCGTCCTCCCCGGGGAACAGCTCCTCTTCACCGACGGCCGCTACGAGGTCCAGGCCCGCTCGGAGGCCCCGGGGTGGCACGTGGTGGTGGCCCGGCGGGGTCTTGCCCGGGCCCTGGGGCGCTACCTGGGGCGCGGCGGGGTCCGGCGGCTCGCCTTCGAGCCGGATTTTCTCACCGTGGCCGGGCACGAGGCGGTCCGGCGCGCCCTGCCGGGGGCCGAGCTCGTGGCCCTGGCCGACGTGCTGCCCCGGTTCCGCGCGGTGAAGGACCCGGTGGAGGCCGCCGCCGTCCGCCGCGCGCTGGAGGCGGCCGAGGCGGTCTTCGAGGAGGTGGCCGCCGGGATTCGGCCGGGCGTCACGGAACGGGAGGTGGCCTGGCGCATCCTGGAGGGGCTCCACCGGCGGGCCGAGGGTCCGTCCTTCCCGCCCATCGTGGCCTCCGGCCCCAACGGGGCCCTGCCCCACGCCGAACCCGGCGACCGGCCCCTCCGGGAGGGGGAGCCCGTGGTGATCGACATGGGGGCGCGGCTCGGCGGCTACTGCTCCGACATGACCCGCACGGTCTTCCTCGGGCGGCCCGACCCGGAGTTCGCCCGGATCTACGGTGTGGTGCGGCGGGCGCAGCTGGCGGCGCAGGGTGTCATCCGGGCCGGTCTCCCCGCCCGGGAGGCCGACGCCGCCGCCCGCCGGGTGATCCGCGAGGCGGGCTACGGGGAGCGCTTCGTCCACGCCCTGGGGCACGGGGTGGGCCTGGCGGTCCACGAGGCCCCGGGCCTCTCCCCCCGCAACCGCCGCCGGCTCCAGGCCGGCATGGTGGTCACGGTGGAGCCGGGGATCTATCTCCCCGGGCGGGGCGGGGTCCGCCTCGAGAACATGGTGCTCGTCACCGCCGGGGGGGCCGAGGTCCTCGGCCGGCAGCCGGGCTACCTGGACCTCGGCGGCCATGGCGGCTGA
- the tatC gene encoding twin-arginine translocase subunit TatC: protein MAAEAPAGGGAGAAAQAELSLVEHLAELRQRLVRSLLAVAVGTGAAYAVIDPLFTVFSRPLLDVLPAGSALIFTSYPEAFFTYLKLAFTVGVFLASPFVLYQAWAFVAPGLYAHERRLALPFVVFGTLFFVGGGAFGYFAAFPAAFRFLAGYASDGLELLPSLGEYFSLVVRLLLAFGAAFELPLVMVLLALAGVVDARMLHRGRKYAVLLIFVAAAVLTPTPDVVNQCVLAGPLWLLYELSVGLVWLVGRRRRRA from the coding sequence ATGGCGGCTGAGGCGCCGGCGGGGGGCGGCGCCGGGGCGGCCGCCCAGGCGGAACTCAGCCTGGTGGAGCACCTGGCCGAGCTCCGCCAGCGGCTCGTCCGGTCCCTCCTCGCCGTGGCCGTGGGCACCGGGGCGGCCTATGCCGTGATCGACCCCCTCTTCACGGTCTTCTCACGGCCGCTCCTCGACGTCCTCCCCGCGGGGAGCGCCCTCATCTTCACCTCGTACCCCGAGGCCTTCTTCACCTACCTCAAGCTCGCCTTCACCGTGGGTGTCTTCCTCGCCAGCCCCTTCGTGCTCTACCAGGCCTGGGCCTTCGTGGCCCCGGGCCTCTACGCCCACGAGCGGCGGCTGGCCCTGCCCTTCGTGGTCTTCGGGACCCTCTTCTTCGTGGGCGGCGGGGCCTTCGGCTACTTCGCCGCCTTCCCGGCGGCCTTCCGCTTCCTGGCGGGGTATGCCTCGGACGGGCTCGAGCTCCTGCCGTCCCTGGGGGAATACTTCTCGCTGGTGGTGCGGCTGCTCCTCGCCTTCGGCGCGGCCTTCGAGCTTCCGCTGGTGATGGTGCTCCTGGCGCTGGCCGGGGTGGTGGACGCCCGGATGCTCCACCGGGGGCGCAAGTATGCCGTGCTCCTCATCTTCGTGGCGGCCGCGGTGCTCACCCCCACCCCCGACGTGGTGAACCAGTGCGTCCTGGCCGGCCCCCTCTGGCTCCTCTACGAGCTGAGCGTGGGGCTCGTCTGGCTGGTGGGCCGCCGCCGGCGGCGGGCATGA
- a CDS encoding type II secretion system protein → MRTRHLANRQGFTLIELAVVLVIIGLILGAVMKGRDLIQSAQVKNFYSGFLGKWYSIGVSYYDRTGKRLSGAVDTTMISTLKKVGINPKTLIKSPDPTKREIAGEYAAGNVTLTFSKNSDGLPTLVAASIPTDVAVALDKIIDGSANGTQGTFIRGDSAADWPDANGTTTVTGNWTLDI, encoded by the coding sequence ATGCGTACCCGTCACCTTGCCAACCGCCAGGGCTTCACCCTGATCGAACTCGCCGTGGTGCTCGTCATCATCGGCCTCATCCTGGGCGCCGTCATGAAGGGCCGCGACCTCATCCAGTCCGCCCAGGTGAAGAACTTCTACTCCGGCTTCCTCGGGAAGTGGTACAGCATCGGGGTAAGCTACTACGACCGGACCGGGAAGCGCCTGAGCGGTGCCGTGGACACCACCATGATCAGCACCCTCAAAAAGGTCGGTATCAACCCCAAGACCCTCATCAAGAGCCCGGACCCCACGAAGCGGGAGATCGCCGGTGAATACGCGGCGGGCAACGTGACGTTGACCTTCAGCAAGAACAGCGACGGGCTCCCCACGCTCGTGGCCGCCTCGATCCCCACCGACGTGGCCGTGGCCCTCGACAAGATCATCGACGGCTCGGCCAACGGCACCCAGGGGACCTTCATCCGGGGGGATTCCGCCGCCGACTGGCCGGACGCCAACGGCACCACCACGGTGACGGGCAACTGGACCCTCGACATCTAG